The following are encoded together in the Pygocentrus nattereri isolate fPygNat1 chromosome 3, fPygNat1.pri, whole genome shotgun sequence genome:
- the LOC108429255 gene encoding transcription factor E2F3-like yields MRRGISSAPEKVIIAGVGGSSLDKNAVLTALSDRLTSHLPTTTYIQIITPPPGISQTSTVCLSEAPAASLYTTPHGNNGAGPRPALGRPPAKRRLALDDADHLYTTDVAKTSKTQNGAPLAVLKASKTPKSPSEKTRYDTSLGLLTKKFVQLLGQSSDGVVDLNQAAEVLNVQKRRLYDITNVLEGVHLIKKKSKNNIQWMGCNLSEVGGALTQKQTLSSEVAQLVQEERRLDELIQKCTQEVKQMTESSNGQKFAYVTYQDLRRDRSLRDQTVIVVRAPAGTKLEVPDPQEGLQVHLTSTKGPIDVFLCPDENTPDSPVKNEGLRLNGNSSPFMKVLEDGGSSRAGPAVTVTSLSPITSPYTSLLQQTEDQIPYADGIPFVSLGSPPLSEDYLMSLGEGEGITDLFDDLDRLPNLDDLLCN; encoded by the exons ATGAGAAGAGGGATCTCATCAGCCCCGGAGAAAGTCATAATCGCAGGGGTTGGTGGTTCTTCGCTGGACAAAAACGCTGTTTTGACGGCTTTGTCTGACCGCCTGACCTCTCATCTTCCCACTACAACTTATATCCAAATCATAACCCCGCCGCCGGGCATTTCTCAGACCTCCACCGTATGCCTGTCGGAGGCTCCGGCGGCCAGTTTGTACACAACCCCGCACGGGAACAACGGAGCCGGACCACGACCTGCCCTAGGACGCCCTCCG GCAAAGAGACGCCTGGCCTTGGATGATGCTGACCACTTGTATACGACTGATGTAGCCAAAACATCCAAGACTCAAAATGGAGCACCTCTAGCTGTACTGAAGGCCAGCAAAA CTCCGAAGTCTCCATCAGAGAAAACGCGCTATGATACTTCTCTGGGCCTCCTGACTAAGAAGTTTGTGCAGCTGTTAGGCCAGTCTTCTGATGGTGTGGTAGACCTGAACCAAGCAGCTGAAGTGCTCAATGTCCAGAAGAGGCGGCTCTATGATATTACCAATGTGCTGGAGGGAGTCCATCTAATCAagaagaaatcaaagaacaaCATACAATGGAT GGGCTGTAATTTGTCAGAGGTTGGTGGGGCTTTAACTCAGAAGCAGACTCTGAGCAGTGAGGTGGCTCAGCTGGTGCAGGAGGAGCGCCGACTGGACGAGTTGATCCAGAAATGTACCCAGGAGGTTAAGCAGATGACGGAGTCATCGAATGGTCAGAA ATTCGCTTATGTGACGTATCAAGACTTGCGCAGAGACCGTAGCCTGAGAGATCAGACGGTCATTGTGGTCAGAGCACCTGCTGGGACCAAGCTGGAAGTCCCGGATCCACAAGAG GGTTTGCAAGTACATCTCACCAGTACAAAGGGCCCTATAGATGTCTTCCTGTGTCCAGATGAGAATACGCCTGACAGTCCGGTGAAAAATGAAGGCTTACGCTTGAACGGAAACTCCTCACCTTTCATGAAAGTGTTAGAAG ATGGGGGCTCTAGTCGGGCTGGTCCAGCAGTAACGGTCACCAGCTTGTCACCCATCACCTCTCCATACACCAGCCTTCTGCAGCAGACAGAAGACCAGATTCCCTACGCAGACGGCATTCCCTTCGTCAGCCTGGGCTCGCCCCCTCTCAGTGAGGACTACCTCATGAGCCTGGGTGAAGGAGAGGGCATCACTGACCTCTTTGATGACCTGGACAGGCTTCCAAACCTTGATGACCTCCTGTGCAACTGA
- the mboat1 gene encoding lysophospholipid acyltransferase 1, which translates to MGERSDSFTTTGCTWLWPLSDLTGVPLDQVNFIICQAVGLAAAFWFRRSLSPQRVSPALRHAVATLLGVSFVIFCFGWYASHTFILTLSCYIILCKASVHNVHWYSMLVAVGYLTACQISRVFIFSYGILSTDFSGPLMMITQKITTIAFQVHDGMCRKQEELTPEQRRLAVVTRPSLLEYLSYNLNFMSILVGPCSNYKDYIEFIEGRHVQSKLKRLREGSPEQNGWDALSEPSPVQAVCQKLLVCVGCMFWFFAITKSFPVTYTVDPEFLSQASFLRKLVYSLISLQAARPKFYFAWTLADAIHNAAGYGISGVDEKGQVSWDLISNIRIWEIETATSYKAFIDNWNIQTGVWLKNVCYDRVPYYRTPLTFVLSALWHGVYPGYYFTFLTGIPVTLAARAMRRNFRQYFLGSPTVKFAYDVVTWLATHLAICYTVAPFTLLAMEPTLEYYRSMYFYVHIISILAIIVLPSRPRSTKPEKHAQHSNNNVKGD; encoded by the exons ATGGGGGAGCGGTCGGACAGTTTCACCACCACGGGCTGCACATGGCTCTGGCCTCTCAGCGACCTCACCGGAGTCCCCCTCGATCAG GTGAACTTCATCATTTGCCAGGCTGTTGGCCTCGCAGCTGCTTTCTGGTTCCGCCGGAGCTTAAGCCCTCAGCGGGTCAGTCCAGCACTGCGCCACGCTGTTGCCACCCTCTTGGGGGTATCATTCGTCATCTTCTGCTTTGGATG GTATGCATCACATACCTTCATCCTGACGCTGAGTTGCTACATAATCCTGTGCAAAGCGAGCGTTCACAATGTTCACTG GTATTCCATGCTTGTGGCAGTGGGCTACCTCACAGCGTGCCAGATCAGCAGGGTCTTCATCTTCAGCTATGGCATCCTGTCCACAGACTTCTCAGG GCCACTGATGATGATAACGCAGAAGATCACCACTATAGCCTTTCAGGTTCATGATG GTATGTGTCGCAAGCAAGAGGAGCTTACCCCTGAGCAGAGACGTCTGGCAGTAGT CACCAGACCGTCCCTGCTGGAGTACCTTAGCTACAATCTGAACTTCATGAGCATCCTGGTAGGACCGTGCAGCAACTACAAGGACTACATAGAGTTTATAGAGGGGCGGCACGTGCAGAGCAAGCTAAAGAGGCTACGAGAGGGCAGCCCAGAGCAGAACGGCTGGGACGCGCTCTCAGAGCCTTCGCCTGTG CAAGCTGTGTGCCAGAAGCTGCTGGTTTGCGTTGGCTGCATGTTCTGGTTCTTCGCAATCACGAAATCGTTCCCCGTCACCTACACCGTTGACCCGGAGTTCCTCAGCCAGGCCTCATTTCTCAGGAAACTGGTCTACAGCTTAATCTCCCTTCAGGCAGCCCGACCCAAGTTCTACTTTGCATGGACTCTTG CTGATGCCATCCATAATGCAGCAGGGTACGGAATCAGTGGGGTGGACGAGAAAGGCCAAGTGTCCTGGGACCTCATCTCCAACATCCGCATCTGGGAGATTGAG ACAGCAACCAGCTACAAAGCATTCATCGACAACTGGAACATTCAGACTGGAGTATGGCTGAAGAA TGTGTGTTATGACCGGGTGCCGTATTACCGGACACCTTTGACTTTTGTGCTGTCAGCGCTTTGGCACGGAGTTTACCCCGGATACTACTTCACCTTCCTCACAGGCATCCCTGTCACCCTCGCTGCTCGTGCT ATGCGCAGGAATTTCCGCCAGTACTTTTTGGGCTCCCCCACCGTGAAGTTTGCCTATGACGTGGTGACATGGCTGGCCACACATTTGGCCATCTGTTACACCGTTGCGCCCTTCACACTGCTAGCCATGGAGCCCACGCTGGAGTATTACAG gtcgATGTACTTTTATGTGCACATCATCAGCATTCTGGCTATAATCGTCCTGCCCAGTAGACCCAGGAGCACCAAGCCTGAAAAACATGCCCAGCACTCCAACAATAATGTGAAAGGAGACTGA